Proteins encoded within one genomic window of Arachis ipaensis cultivar K30076 chromosome B08, Araip1.1, whole genome shotgun sequence:
- the LOC107610983 gene encoding uncharacterized protein LOC107610983, with protein sequence MAEGRGFPGMLGSIDCMHWQWKNCPKVWKGMYMSGYRGVATIVPDIIVSSDFWIWHAFFGVSGSNNDINVLDRSPVFDDILNDRAPKVNYTINGNNYTMGYYLADGIYPEWATFVKSISKPVSSS encoded by the coding sequence ATGGCGGAGGGTCGTGGCTTTCCTGGCATGTTGGGTAGCATTGACTGCATGCATTGGCAATGGAAAAATTGTCCAAAGGTGTGGAAAGGTATGTACATGAGTGGTTATCGTGGGGTTGCAACCATAGTACCTGATATTATAGTATCTTCAGACTTTTGGATATGGCATGCGTTCTTTGGAGTTTCTGGTTCAAATAACGATATCAACGTGTTAGATCGTTCTCCAGTGTTCGATGATATTCTAAATGACCGTGCTCCGAAGGTAAATTATACTATTAATGGTAATAATTATACTATGGGATACTATTTAGCAGATGGTATTTATCCTGAATGGGCCACATTTGTCAAATCAATCTCAAAGccagttagttcctcctaa
- the LOC107610984 gene encoding uncharacterized protein LOC107610984, which produces MFNEALYGKRRRKDNTLIDNWINECLLEDSEEEDIDRSFIPTPRRWINRDREAGHDRLFQDYFADEPVYNADIFRQRFRMRRHVFLRIVDALSNVYPYFQQRVDTTGRRSLSPLEKCTATIQMLAYGIAADAVDDYVRIGESTTIECLEKIVEGVILVFEDEYL; this is translated from the coding sequence atgtttaatgaggctttgtatggcaaAAGAAGACGGAAAGATAACACACTCATAGATAATTGGATCAATGAGTGTTTACTCGAagattcagaagaagaagatatcGATAGAAGCTTTATCCCAACTCCTCGTAGATGGATCAACAGAGATCGAGAAGCAGGACATGATCGCCTTTTTCAAGATTACTTTGCAGATGAACCGGTGTATAATGCTGACATTTTTCGACAGAGATTTCGAATGAGAAGACATGTGTTCCTTCGGATAGTAGACGCTCTCTCAAACGTCTATCCGTATTTCCAACAGAGGGTTGATACAACTGGAAGAAGAAGCTTGTCACCACTCGAAAAATGTACCGCTACCATACAGATGTTAGCATATGGCATAGCAGCTGATGCTGTTGATGATTATGTGCGCATAGGCGAGAGCACTACAATTGAATGCTTGGAAAAAATTGTTGAAGGTGTCATTTTGGTGTTCGAGGATGAATACTTGTGA
- the LOC107610985 gene encoding glutathione S-transferase T3-like, whose amino-acid sequence MLISAWFNVSTDPIAGTDQKGETFWSRIHSYCVEFCSDMTRGVVACKKRWYKINKAVAQFASCYDQASRNIRSGSNADDIKELANKLYSTNYGQKFTFERH is encoded by the coding sequence ATGCTGATCAGTGCATGGTTTAATGTTTCAACTGACCCTATAGCTGGTACCGATCAAAAGGGGGAAACATTTTGGAGTCGAATTCATAGCTACTGTGTAGAATTTTGCTCCGACATGACAAGGGGGGTAGTTGCATGTAAGAAACGATGGTATAAGATTAACAAGGCTGTTGCACAATTTGCTAGTTGCTATGATCAAGCTAGTCGAAACATTAGGAGTGGTTCGAACGCTGATGATATAAAGGAGTTGGCCAATAAACTTTATTCCACAAATTATGGTCAAAAATTCACTTTTGAGAGGCATTGA
- the LOC107613440 gene encoding protein FAM133 isoform X1 has translation MAYQRVTLINYFHSSMIRYDPSLYLRCHLSFTIKSCSGSNHHRNLSVYTSPIISFLHSPVFTFRGGGIGVGHPTCKGCAVLSCARQLTGSIVQEWEKVYGASSLIKIWPALNQQKKTAQMDLETENRLAAMLMREAAELRRQSEQEGVLAYLHKSNARTRPNSCFLTATVRGVQQANRAVEVNEMWRVRQKELELDKQAKGTTKDKSSGYKSHTDRDSSGISRRYAAFDNSLNASSSCSSKREWDECGSKDKGSSDKYYKDISNSNLSRSMSRHGNFQEPEYNPEPEGIRDEEMEEFLHTRKKRGRGGIGPRMDETGPYLPPHPDGEASPTPDARERRLIYGPERLSSGKSNESSEEELHDKRLKKQRKSHSGNSDKEHSNSKKHRSKEKSKHKKKEKRRKHRH, from the exons ATGGCTTATCAGAGAGTGACACTGATAAACTATTTTCACTCCTCCATGATCAGATATGATCCCAGTTTATACCTCA GGTGTCATCTCTCTTTCACAATCAAATCTTGTTCCGGATCAAATCATCATCGTAATCTTTCTGTTTATACTTCTCCGATAATCTCATTTCTGCATTCTCCGGTCTTTACTTTTCGTGGCGGTGGCATCGGCGTCGGCCACCCAACGTGCAAAGGCTGTGCTGTTCTCTCGTGTGCTAGGCAGCTAACTGGCTCTATCGTCCAAGAGTG GGAAAAAGTCTATGGGGCCAGCAGTTTAATTAAaatctggccagcacttaaccagcaAAAGAAAA CTGCACAGATGGATTTGGAGACTGAAAACAGATTAGCTGCTATGCTTATGAGGGAAGCAGCTGAATTGCGGCGACAGTCTGAACAGGAAGGTGTTCTGGCTTATCTTCATAAGTCTAATGCAAGGACTCGGCCAAATTCATGTTTCCTCACTGCTACTGTACGTGGGGTACAACAAG CAAATCGAGCTGTGGAAGTGAATGAGATGTGGCGAGTGCGACAGAAAGAATTGGAACTTGATAAACAGGCTAAAGGCACCACGAAAGATAAAAGCAGTGGTTACAAAAGCCACACGGATCGTGACTCATCAGGAATCTCTAGACGATATGCTGCTTTTGATAATAGCTTGAATGCCTCTTCTTCATGTTCAAGTAAAAGAGAATGGGATGAGTGTGGATCAAAAGATAAAGGAAGTTCTGACAAATACTACAAGGATATTAGTAATAGTAACCTATCAAGAAGCATGAGTAGACATGGCAATTTTCAAGAACCAGAGTATAATCCAGAACCAGAAGGTATAAGGGATGAAGAGATGGAAGAGTTTCTTCATACAAG GAAAAAGCGAGGCAGAGGTGGCATCGGTCCCAGAATGGATGAGACTGGGCCTTACCTTCCGCCCCATCCAGATGGGGAAGCTAGTCCTACACCGGATGCAAGGGAGCGCCGTCTTATTTATGGTCCTGAGAGGCTGTCATCAGGGAAGTCGAATGAATCTTCAGAAGAGGAGCTTCACGATAAAAGGCTGAAAAAGCAAAGAAAGTCTCACTCTGGCAACTCAGACAAGGAGCACTCTAACTCTAAGAAGCACAGGTccaaagaaaaatcaaagcacaagaaaaaggagaaaagaagaaaacaccgTCACTAA
- the LOC107613440 gene encoding protein FAM133 isoform X2 yields MIPVYTSVYVSTRCHLSFTIKSCSGSNHHRNLSVYTSPIISFLHSPVFTFRGGGIGVGHPTCKGCAVLSCARQLTGSIVQEWEKVYGASSLIKIWPALNQQKKTAQMDLETENRLAAMLMREAAELRRQSEQEGVLAYLHKSNARTRPNSCFLTATVRGVQQANRAVEVNEMWRVRQKELELDKQAKGTTKDKSSGYKSHTDRDSSGISRRYAAFDNSLNASSSCSSKREWDECGSKDKGSSDKYYKDISNSNLSRSMSRHGNFQEPEYNPEPEGIRDEEMEEFLHTRKKRGRGGIGPRMDETGPYLPPHPDGEASPTPDARERRLIYGPERLSSGKSNESSEEELHDKRLKKQRKSHSGNSDKEHSNSKKHRSKEKSKHKKKEKRRKHRH; encoded by the exons ATGATCCCAGTTTATACCTCAGTATATGTCTCTACCC GGTGTCATCTCTCTTTCACAATCAAATCTTGTTCCGGATCAAATCATCATCGTAATCTTTCTGTTTATACTTCTCCGATAATCTCATTTCTGCATTCTCCGGTCTTTACTTTTCGTGGCGGTGGCATCGGCGTCGGCCACCCAACGTGCAAAGGCTGTGCTGTTCTCTCGTGTGCTAGGCAGCTAACTGGCTCTATCGTCCAAGAGTG GGAAAAAGTCTATGGGGCCAGCAGTTTAATTAAaatctggccagcacttaaccagcaAAAGAAAA CTGCACAGATGGATTTGGAGACTGAAAACAGATTAGCTGCTATGCTTATGAGGGAAGCAGCTGAATTGCGGCGACAGTCTGAACAGGAAGGTGTTCTGGCTTATCTTCATAAGTCTAATGCAAGGACTCGGCCAAATTCATGTTTCCTCACTGCTACTGTACGTGGGGTACAACAAG CAAATCGAGCTGTGGAAGTGAATGAGATGTGGCGAGTGCGACAGAAAGAATTGGAACTTGATAAACAGGCTAAAGGCACCACGAAAGATAAAAGCAGTGGTTACAAAAGCCACACGGATCGTGACTCATCAGGAATCTCTAGACGATATGCTGCTTTTGATAATAGCTTGAATGCCTCTTCTTCATGTTCAAGTAAAAGAGAATGGGATGAGTGTGGATCAAAAGATAAAGGAAGTTCTGACAAATACTACAAGGATATTAGTAATAGTAACCTATCAAGAAGCATGAGTAGACATGGCAATTTTCAAGAACCAGAGTATAATCCAGAACCAGAAGGTATAAGGGATGAAGAGATGGAAGAGTTTCTTCATACAAG GAAAAAGCGAGGCAGAGGTGGCATCGGTCCCAGAATGGATGAGACTGGGCCTTACCTTCCGCCCCATCCAGATGGGGAAGCTAGTCCTACACCGGATGCAAGGGAGCGCCGTCTTATTTATGGTCCTGAGAGGCTGTCATCAGGGAAGTCGAATGAATCTTCAGAAGAGGAGCTTCACGATAAAAGGCTGAAAAAGCAAAGAAAGTCTCACTCTGGCAACTCAGACAAGGAGCACTCTAACTCTAAGAAGCACAGGTccaaagaaaaatcaaagcacaagaaaaaggagaaaagaagaaaacaccgTCACTAA
- the LOC107613440 gene encoding protein FAM133 isoform X3: protein MDLETENRLAAMLMREAAELRRQSEQEGVLAYLHKSNARTRPNSCFLTATVRGVQQANRAVEVNEMWRVRQKELELDKQAKGTTKDKSSGYKSHTDRDSSGISRRYAAFDNSLNASSSCSSKREWDECGSKDKGSSDKYYKDISNSNLSRSMSRHGNFQEPEYNPEPEGIRDEEMEEFLHTRKKRGRGGIGPRMDETGPYLPPHPDGEASPTPDARERRLIYGPERLSSGKSNESSEEELHDKRLKKQRKSHSGNSDKEHSNSKKHRSKEKSKHKKKEKRRKHRH from the exons ATGGATTTGGAGACTGAAAACAGATTAGCTGCTATGCTTATGAGGGAAGCAGCTGAATTGCGGCGACAGTCTGAACAGGAAGGTGTTCTGGCTTATCTTCATAAGTCTAATGCAAGGACTCGGCCAAATTCATGTTTCCTCACTGCTACTGTACGTGGGGTACAACAAG CAAATCGAGCTGTGGAAGTGAATGAGATGTGGCGAGTGCGACAGAAAGAATTGGAACTTGATAAACAGGCTAAAGGCACCACGAAAGATAAAAGCAGTGGTTACAAAAGCCACACGGATCGTGACTCATCAGGAATCTCTAGACGATATGCTGCTTTTGATAATAGCTTGAATGCCTCTTCTTCATGTTCAAGTAAAAGAGAATGGGATGAGTGTGGATCAAAAGATAAAGGAAGTTCTGACAAATACTACAAGGATATTAGTAATAGTAACCTATCAAGAAGCATGAGTAGACATGGCAATTTTCAAGAACCAGAGTATAATCCAGAACCAGAAGGTATAAGGGATGAAGAGATGGAAGAGTTTCTTCATACAAG GAAAAAGCGAGGCAGAGGTGGCATCGGTCCCAGAATGGATGAGACTGGGCCTTACCTTCCGCCCCATCCAGATGGGGAAGCTAGTCCTACACCGGATGCAAGGGAGCGCCGTCTTATTTATGGTCCTGAGAGGCTGTCATCAGGGAAGTCGAATGAATCTTCAGAAGAGGAGCTTCACGATAAAAGGCTGAAAAAGCAAAGAAAGTCTCACTCTGGCAACTCAGACAAGGAGCACTCTAACTCTAAGAAGCACAGGTccaaagaaaaatcaaagcacaagaaaaaggagaaaagaagaaaacaccgTCACTAA